The following are encoded in a window of Thiohalophilus sp. genomic DNA:
- the trxA gene encoding thioredoxin: MSQSQYSFDVSAQTFQSQVIDASQQVPVLVDFWATWCGPCQSLMPVLEKLAEEYQGQFMLAKVEIDQQQELATHFGVRSVPTVKLVKNGQIVDEFTGALPESEIRALLDKHMEGKPDTPMQQAIDRYDAGEREQALQQMQQIILDDKDNMQNRVRFAEVLIKEERYDDARQLLDSLSVDIQMSPEVSALYSKLELAETLEQSEDVDSLLKRIEADPKDSEARYQLSARYAAEGRHEDAMQQLLEIVKRDRAYNDDAGRKGLLRMFELLGNQGELVSKYRRLLAQALN, from the coding sequence ATGAGCCAATCGCAGTACAGTTTCGATGTCAGCGCCCAGACCTTTCAGTCACAGGTGATCGATGCCTCCCAGCAGGTGCCGGTGCTGGTGGATTTCTGGGCCACCTGGTGCGGTCCCTGCCAGAGCCTGATGCCGGTGCTGGAAAAACTGGCCGAGGAGTACCAGGGGCAGTTCATGTTAGCCAAAGTGGAGATCGATCAGCAGCAGGAACTGGCCACCCACTTCGGCGTGCGCAGCGTGCCCACCGTCAAACTGGTCAAAAACGGCCAGATCGTCGACGAGTTCACCGGCGCCCTGCCCGAAAGCGAGATCCGCGCCCTGCTCGACAAGCATATGGAAGGCAAACCGGACACACCGATGCAACAGGCCATCGATCGCTATGACGCCGGCGAGCGGGAACAGGCCCTGCAACAGATGCAGCAGATTATTCTTGATGATAAAGACAACATGCAAAACCGGGTGCGCTTCGCCGAGGTGCTGATCAAAGAAGAGCGCTACGACGACGCCCGCCAGTTGCTCGACAGCCTCTCCGTCGATATCCAGATGAGCCCGGAGGTCTCCGCGCTTTATTCCAAACTGGAACTGGCCGAAACCCTGGAACAATCCGAGGATGTCGACAGCCTGCTAAAACGTATCGAAGCCGATCCCAAAGACAGCGAGGCCCGCTATCAACTCAGCGCCCGCTACGCCGCCGAAGGCCGTCACGAAGACGCGATGCAACAACTGCTGGAGATCGTCAAACGCGACCGCGCCTACAACGACGACGCCGGCCGCAAGGGACTGTTGAGAATGTTCGAACTGCTCGGCAACCAGGGCGAACTGGTCAGCAAATACCGCCGCCTGCTCGCCCAGGCGCTCAACTAG
- a CDS encoding cytochrome C assembly family protein, translated as MNSLALNLLLPALAAILMYLLAGALLWRRLVSGVPAAPTTRLRLLSPGLIAVLLHGVLLWQVLFTPAGVDVGFYTIFTLVGWLAALLLLLSALSRPVESLGIVVLPLTAVTVLLRLLSDEHNILARDLAAGLEFHILVSILAYSLLSIAVVQAILLYFQDAHLHNKQPGGIVRALPPLETMETMLFQMIGLGFIVLSISLLSGGLYLEDILAQHLVHKTVLSIIAWILFGILLWGRVQFGWRGRVAIRWTIAAFIALMLAYFGSKFVIELVLHR; from the coding sequence ATGAATTCCCTTGCTTTGAACCTGTTGCTTCCGGCCCTGGCTGCGATCCTGATGTATCTGCTGGCCGGCGCTCTGCTATGGCGACGTCTGGTCAGCGGCGTCCCGGCCGCGCCGACGACCCGTCTACGTCTGCTGTCCCCGGGGCTGATCGCCGTGCTGCTGCATGGCGTGCTGTTATGGCAGGTGCTGTTTACCCCGGCCGGTGTGGATGTCGGGTTTTATACCATCTTCACCCTGGTGGGCTGGCTGGCGGCGCTGTTGCTGCTGCTGTCGGCCCTCTCGCGGCCGGTGGAATCGCTCGGCATTGTGGTGCTGCCGTTGACCGCTGTCACGGTCCTGCTGCGCCTGCTCAGCGACGAGCACAACATTCTGGCCCGGGATCTGGCGGCGGGACTGGAATTTCATATCCTCGTCTCGATCCTCGCCTACAGTCTGCTGAGTATCGCGGTCGTGCAGGCGATCCTGCTCTATTTCCAGGATGCCCATCTGCACAACAAGCAGCCCGGGGGTATCGTGCGCGCCCTGCCGCCGCTGGAAACCATGGAGACCATGCTGTTCCAGATGATCGGGCTGGGCTTTATTGTACTGAGCATCTCGCTGTTGAGCGGCGGACTCTATCTGGAAGATATTCTCGCCCAGCACCTGGTGCACAAGACCGTGCTGTCGATCATCGCCTGGATCCTGTTCGGGATTCTGTTGTGGGGACGGGTTCAATTCGGCTGGCGCGGCCGTGTGGCGATTCGCTGGACCATCGCCGCCTTTATCGCCCTGATGCTGGCCTACTTCGGCAGCAAATTCGTTATCGAACTGGTTCTGCATCGCTAG
- the rimM gene encoding ribosome maturation factor RimM (Essential for efficient processing of 16S rRNA), which yields MQHADNMIVLGHISGLFGIQGWVKVYSHTEPRNNILNYSPWYLYSGGEWLPYRLAQGKQHGKTLIAQLEQCPDRDNAAALVGREIAVTRQQLPALAVGDYYWRDLLGLQVINQADVDLGQVTNLMETGANDVLVVEQIGAGGKQERLIPFIREQVIKQVDLQAGVIRVDWDPEF from the coding sequence ATGCAGCATGCCGATAACATGATCGTGTTGGGGCATATCAGTGGCCTGTTTGGTATCCAGGGGTGGGTGAAGGTCTATTCCCACACCGAACCCCGGAACAACATTCTGAACTATTCGCCGTGGTATCTGTATAGCGGCGGTGAATGGCTGCCCTACCGACTGGCACAGGGCAAGCAACACGGCAAGACCCTGATTGCGCAACTGGAACAGTGTCCGGATCGCGACAATGCGGCGGCCCTGGTGGGCCGCGAGATTGCCGTCACTCGCCAGCAACTGCCGGCGCTGGCGGTGGGGGATTATTACTGGCGCGACCTGCTCGGATTGCAGGTCATTAACCAGGCGGACGTGGACCTGGGCCAGGTGACGAACCTGATGGAAACCGGGGCCAATGATGTCCTGGTGGTCGAGCAGATCGGCGCCGGCGGCAAGCAGGAGCGTTTGATCCCGTTTATTCGCGAGCAGGTGATCAAACAGGTGGATTTGCAGGCCGGCGTGATTCGCGTCGACTGGGATCCGGAATTTTGA
- a CDS encoding DsbC family protein, which produces MLFFSRVVVMSALLGLFSQAGADELKQARQAIMDRFDDVKAENVEASPIEGLYRVTIPPQVFYMSSDARYVVDGSVIDLAERRNLTDEYRNQAINAAIEGMGEESMIVFGPDDAEHTVTVFTDIDCGYCRKLHESVAGYNKEGIRIRYMAYPRAGIPSSSYTKAVSAWCADDRKEALTRAKQGKPIPEKSCSNPVADQFQLGQSMGISGTPALVLETGRIIPGFVPPKRLAAILNGKTPN; this is translated from the coding sequence ATGCTGTTTTTTTCCCGTGTTGTTGTTATGAGCGCCCTGCTGGGGCTGTTTTCCCAGGCTGGCGCCGATGAGCTCAAGCAGGCCCGCCAGGCCATCATGGATCGCTTTGACGATGTCAAAGCCGAGAATGTCGAGGCGTCGCCGATCGAGGGGCTTTACCGGGTCACGATCCCGCCGCAGGTATTTTACATGTCGTCCGATGCACGCTATGTGGTCGATGGCAGCGTGATCGATCTGGCCGAGCGACGTAACCTGACCGATGAATACCGCAACCAGGCGATTAATGCGGCGATCGAGGGAATGGGCGAGGAGTCGATGATCGTCTTCGGTCCCGATGATGCCGAACATACCGTGACCGTGTTTACCGACATCGATTGCGGTTACTGCCGTAAACTGCATGAATCCGTGGCCGGCTATAACAAGGAAGGCATCCGGATTCGTTACATGGCCTACCCGCGCGCCGGGATCCCCTCTTCGTCCTACACGAAGGCGGTTTCCGCCTGGTGCGCCGATGATCGTAAAGAGGCCCTCACCCGGGCCAAACAGGGCAAGCCGATTCCCGAAAAGAGCTGCAGTAACCCCGTCGCCGATCAGTTCCAGCTCGGTCAGAGCATGGGCATCTCCGGCACCCCGGCGCTGGTGCTGGAAACCGGCCGAATCATTCCCGGTTTCGTCCCCCCCAAACGCCTGGCCGCGATCCTCAACGGCAAAACGCCGAACTGA
- a CDS encoding methylated-DNA--[protein]-cysteine S-methyltransferase has translation MKPSRFQIRIAPGALVVTLAGDCIIDIALQTRLQPGLPGASRASEKQIARELAAYFNDAAAPLVWPLDFDGSDFQKRVWQALRAIPVGRVRTYGELAGEVGGCAQAVGNACRQNPIPIYIPCHRVVAKTGLGGFAGQTAGPRIALKRWLLQHEGVTLPA, from the coding sequence ATGAAGCCATCCCGTTTTCAGATTCGCATTGCCCCGGGCGCGCTGGTGGTGACCCTGGCGGGCGATTGCATCATTGATATCGCCTTACAGACCCGACTGCAACCGGGGTTGCCCGGTGCGAGCCGTGCCAGTGAAAAACAAATTGCGCGCGAACTGGCGGCCTATTTTAACGATGCGGCGGCGCCCCTGGTCTGGCCGCTGGATTTTGACGGCAGCGATTTTCAAAAGCGGGTCTGGCAGGCGTTGCGCGCGATTCCGGTGGGCCGTGTCCGGACCTACGGCGAGCTGGCCGGTGAGGTCGGCGGTTGCGCCCAGGCGGTGGGCAATGCCTGCCGTCAGAATCCGATCCCGATTTATATTCCCTGCCATCGCGTGGTGGCCAAAACCGGCCTCGGCGGTTTCGCCGGCCAGACCGCCGGCCCGCGGATCGCGCTCAAACGCTGGTTGCTGCAGCACGAGGGTGTGACGTTACCGGCATGA
- the rpsP gene encoding 30S ribosomal protein S16 has protein sequence MVTIRLARAGAKKRPFYHIVVTDSRNRRDGSYIERLGFFNPVATGNEVRLNLDNERISHWLSKGAQASERVSKLVKEQEKRAA, from the coding sequence ATGGTAACCATACGTCTGGCGCGCGCTGGCGCCAAAAAGCGTCCTTTCTACCATATCGTGGTCACGGATTCCCGTAACCGCCGGGACGGCAGCTATATCGAACGCCTGGGGTTCTTTAACCCGGTCGCCACCGGTAACGAAGTCCGTCTGAATCTGGACAACGAACGGATCTCGCACTGGCTGAGCAAGGGGGCCCAGGCCTCCGAGCGGGTCAGCAAGCTGGTCAAGGAACAGGAAAAGCGCGCGGCATAA
- the ffh gene encoding signal recognition particle protein, which yields MFDGLSERLGQTVRNLRGVGRLTEENIKETLREVRMALLEADVALPVVKEFTDHVREKALGEDVLKSLTPGQALIKIVNDELVALMGEANDSLDLSVTPPAVILLAGLQGSGKTTSAGKLARWLQENQKKSVMLVSTDIYRPAAIDQLQTVAGQVEASFCPSASDEDPVEIARRALEQAKVQHKDVLIVDTAGRLHIDETMMDEVRRLHETVQPVETLFVVDSMTGQDAANTARVFHEALPLTGVILTKTDGDARGGAALSIRQITGKPIKFLGTGEKTTALEPFHPDRVASRILGMGDVVSLVEEAQGKIDLDEAEKMAAKLKKGKGFDLEDFLAQFQQMKKMGGLASMMDKLPGMPNVPAGALDATAGEQQIKRMEAIIRSMTPAERRKPDLIKGSRKRRIAGGSGTQIQDVNRLLKQFTQMQKMMKKMKGGGMAKMMRGLKGGNLPPGLM from the coding sequence ATGTTTGATGGTCTGAGCGAACGTCTCGGCCAGACGGTCCGTAACCTGCGCGGGGTCGGCCGACTGACCGAGGAGAATATCAAGGAGACCCTGCGCGAGGTGCGCATGGCTCTGCTGGAAGCCGACGTGGCCCTGCCGGTGGTCAAGGAATTTACCGACCATGTGCGCGAAAAGGCCCTTGGCGAGGACGTCCTCAAAAGCCTGACGCCCGGTCAGGCGCTGATCAAGATCGTCAATGACGAACTGGTGGCGCTGATGGGCGAGGCCAATGACAGCCTCGATCTGAGCGTGACGCCGCCGGCAGTGATCCTGCTGGCGGGCCTGCAGGGCTCGGGCAAGACCACCAGCGCCGGTAAACTGGCCCGCTGGCTGCAGGAGAATCAGAAAAAATCGGTCATGCTGGTCAGTACCGATATCTATCGTCCGGCGGCCATCGATCAGCTGCAGACCGTGGCCGGCCAGGTCGAAGCCAGCTTCTGTCCCAGTGCCAGCGACGAGGATCCGGTCGAGATCGCCCGGCGGGCGCTGGAGCAGGCGAAGGTGCAGCATAAAGATGTGCTGATCGTCGATACCGCCGGCCGTCTGCACATCGACGAGACCATGATGGACGAGGTGCGCCGGCTGCACGAGACGGTCCAGCCGGTGGAGACCCTGTTCGTGGTCGACAGCATGACCGGCCAGGACGCGGCCAATACCGCCCGCGTCTTTCACGAGGCGCTGCCGCTGACCGGGGTCATTCTGACCAAGACCGACGGTGACGCCCGCGGCGGGGCGGCGCTGTCGATTCGCCAGATCACCGGCAAACCGATCAAGTTTCTCGGCACCGGCGAGAAAACCACCGCGCTGGAGCCGTTTCATCCGGATCGGGTGGCCTCGCGCATCCTGGGCATGGGCGATGTGGTCAGTCTGGTCGAAGAGGCGCAGGGCAAGATCGACCTGGACGAGGCCGAGAAGATGGCGGCCAAGCTCAAAAAGGGCAAGGGCTTCGATCTGGAGGACTTCCTCGCCCAGTTTCAGCAGATGAAGAAAATGGGCGGGCTGGCCAGCATGATGGACAAGCTGCCCGGAATGCCCAATGTCCCCGCCGGCGCCCTGGATGCGACGGCCGGCGAGCAGCAGATCAAGCGCATGGAGGCGATCATCCGCTCCATGACGCCCGCCGAGCGGCGCAAGCCGGACCTGATTAAAGGCTCGCGCAAGCGGCGCATCGCCGGCGGCTCCGGCACCCAGATCCAGGACGTCAACCGCTTGCTCAAGCAGTTCACCCAGATGCAGAAGATGATGAAGAAAATGAAAGGCGGCGGCATGGCCAAGATGATGCGCGGCCTCAAGGGCGGTAACCTGCCGCCGGGGCTGATGTAA
- the xerD gene encoding site-specific tyrosine recombinase XerD — protein sequence MSESQVLIEQFLDALWMERGLSENTLSAYRSDLSQFGLWLDQQGGASLRGVRREQIQGYLAQRLEARGSPRSTARLLSSLRRFYAWLRREQQIGEDPTALIEAPRLGRPLPKSLSESDVEALLLAPDTETHKGLRDRCMLEVLYATGLRVSELVNLHMGQINRQQGVVRISGKGDRERLVPLGEEALGWLQRYLEEVRPAVLDGQAAEAVFLSNRRQPMTRQTFWHLIKDYARRAGIDKPLSPHTLRHAFATHLLNHGADLRVVQMLLGHSDLSTTQIYTHIAKARLQELHAQHHPRG from the coding sequence ATGAGTGAGTCGCAGGTTTTGATCGAACAGTTTCTCGATGCCCTGTGGATGGAGCGAGGCCTGAGCGAGAACACGCTTTCGGCCTATCGCTCGGATCTCAGTCAGTTCGGCCTGTGGCTGGATCAACAGGGGGGCGCCTCGCTACGTGGCGTCCGCCGTGAGCAGATCCAGGGATACCTGGCGCAGCGCCTCGAAGCCCGCGGCAGTCCGCGCAGTACCGCGCGGCTGCTGTCCAGCCTGCGTCGTTTCTATGCCTGGTTGCGCCGCGAACAACAGATTGGCGAGGATCCCACCGCGCTGATCGAGGCGCCCCGGCTCGGGCGGCCATTGCCCAAAAGCCTGAGTGAAAGCGATGTCGAGGCGTTATTGCTGGCGCCGGATACCGAAACCCACAAGGGGCTGCGGGATCGCTGCATGCTGGAGGTGCTGTACGCCACCGGTCTGCGAGTCTCCGAACTGGTTAATCTGCATATGGGACAGATCAACCGCCAGCAGGGCGTGGTGCGGATCAGCGGCAAGGGCGACAGGGAACGCCTGGTCCCGCTGGGCGAAGAGGCGCTGGGCTGGTTGCAACGTTATCTGGAGGAGGTGCGCCCGGCGGTGCTCGACGGCCAGGCGGCGGAGGCGGTGTTCCTCAGTAATCGCCGCCAGCCGATGACCCGCCAGACTTTCTGGCATCTGATCAAGGATTACGCGCGTCGCGCCGGCATCGACAAACCCCTCTCGCCCCATACCCTGCGCCACGCCTTCGCCACTCACCTGCTCAACCACGGTGCCGATCTGCGCGTGGTGCAAATGCTGCTCGGCCACAGCGACCTCTCCACCACCCAGATCTATACCCACATCGCCAAAGCGCGGTTGCAGGAACTGCACGCCCAACATCATCCCAGGGGGTGA
- a CDS encoding M23 family metallopeptidase translates to MFRYPLFAFVSGLLLLLVIGHAAAQMYKYQDEDGVWHFSDNPPPSEQRRRHPSQDEQPSNEKQVIIHRQGEEDAPIFEVSNTLPMPIQLEFSAGQLQNMRADPPLPLRKVIGPGSREPLTRFEKIDPDTPWSYTYRTRFVPGNPAAEHMTGKPYLPPFSPHKEFSIAQAFNGEAGHNAHALTRYAVDIPMPADSTVHAARSGTVVEMNTGKLSPERREKTFYVRILHRDGTFGLYAHLVPESVKLFTGMTINRGQILGRLGSGAEESSPYLHFAVQKNVGMQLESIPFEFTSLDGSPQTPKTDLLLRHPL, encoded by the coding sequence ATGTTCAGATATCCCCTCTTCGCATTCGTATCGGGCCTGTTGTTGCTGTTGGTCATCGGCCATGCTGCAGCCCAGATGTACAAATACCAGGATGAAGACGGCGTCTGGCATTTCAGTGACAACCCGCCGCCGAGCGAACAGCGTCGCCGGCACCCGTCACAGGATGAACAACCGTCGAACGAAAAACAGGTGATTATTCACCGTCAGGGTGAGGAAGATGCGCCGATCTTTGAGGTCAGTAACACCCTGCCCATGCCCATACAGCTGGAGTTCTCGGCCGGCCAGCTGCAGAACATGCGGGCCGACCCGCCGCTGCCGTTGCGCAAGGTGATCGGTCCCGGCAGTCGCGAGCCGCTGACCCGCTTTGAAAAGATCGATCCGGACACCCCCTGGAGCTATACCTATCGCACCCGCTTTGTCCCGGGCAACCCCGCTGCCGAACATATGACCGGCAAACCCTATCTGCCGCCGTTTTCACCGCACAAGGAATTCAGTATCGCCCAGGCGTTCAACGGCGAAGCCGGCCATAACGCTCATGCGCTGACCCGTTACGCGGTTGATATTCCCATGCCGGCGGACAGCACGGTACATGCGGCCCGCAGCGGCACCGTGGTGGAAATGAACACCGGCAAGCTGTCGCCCGAACGGCGCGAGAAGACCTTTTATGTGCGGATTCTGCATCGCGATGGCACCTTCGGGCTGTATGCCCACCTGGTGCCCGAGTCGGTCAAGTTGTTCACGGGGATGACCATCAATCGCGGCCAGATCCTCGGCCGGCTCGGATCCGGGGCGGAGGAAAGTTCACCGTATCTGCATTTTGCGGTGCAGAAAAACGTCGGCATGCAGCTGGAATCGATCCCGTTCGAATTCACGTCACTGGACGGGAGCCCGCAGACGCCTAAAACGGACTTGTTGCTGCGTCATCCTCTGTAA
- a CDS encoding flagellar basal body-associated FliL family protein gives MKPRVLFALLVPLLLAPPLWAEDEEDKSEAEEQAAPVVYTAMQPALVVNVNDKGRVRHMQVSVQLKLSDKTIEQYIQQYNPALRHELVMLLSDQPVKKLTSAQGKITLRDEALSALQKVMQEHIQLPAIEAVYFTEMVIQ, from the coding sequence ATGAAACCGCGTGTATTGTTTGCCCTGCTTGTTCCGTTGCTGCTGGCCCCGCCATTGTGGGCCGAAGACGAGGAAGACAAGTCTGAGGCAGAAGAACAGGCGGCACCGGTCGTGTATACCGCCATGCAACCGGCCCTGGTGGTGAATGTGAATGATAAGGGGCGGGTTCGGCATATGCAGGTGAGCGTCCAGCTGAAGCTCAGTGATAAAACCATTGAACAGTATATCCAGCAGTATAATCCGGCCCTGCGCCATGAGCTGGTCATGTTACTCAGCGATCAACCGGTCAAAAAACTCACCTCGGCCCAGGGCAAGATTACCCTGCGCGATGAGGCGCTCTCTGCCCTGCAAAAAGTGATGCAAGAGCATATCCAGCTGCCGGCCATCGAAGCGGTGTATTTCACCGAAATGGTCATCCAGTAA
- the rplS gene encoding 50S ribosomal protein L19, whose translation MSNIIDQLDAEQMNKTIPEFGPGDTVVVQVKVKEGNRERLQAYEGVVIARRNRGLNSSFTVRKVSYGEGVERVFQVYSPTLAEIQVKRRGDVRRAKLYYLRERSGKSARIKEKLTNK comes from the coding sequence ATGAGCAACATTATCGACCAGTTAGATGCGGAACAGATGAACAAGACGATCCCGGAGTTCGGTCCCGGCGACACCGTTGTGGTTCAGGTCAAGGTAAAGGAAGGCAATCGCGAACGTCTGCAGGCCTATGAAGGCGTGGTGATCGCCCGACGTAACCGCGGCCTCAATTCCTCATTCACCGTGCGCAAGGTTTCCTACGGGGAAGGGGTCGAGCGTGTCTTCCAGGTTTACAGCCCGACCCTGGCCGAGATTCAGGTCAAGCGTCGCGGTGACGTGCGTCGCGCCAAGCTGTATTATCTGCGCGAACGTTCCGGCAAGTCCGCGCGTATCAAGGAAAAGCTGACCAATAAATAA
- the trmD gene encoding tRNA (guanosine(37)-N1)-methyltransferase TrmD, with amino-acid sequence MRFDLITLFPPMFSAVTEYGITGRALSRGLVEVGFYNPRDYTTDNYQTVDDRPYGGGPGMVMMVEPLREAIRDARGSDGGPSRVIYLSPQGRRLDQAGLEQLARHSHLILVCGRYEGIDERLIDAEVDEEWSIGDYVLSGGELAAMVMMDGLTRLLPDALGHEDSAQQDSFSDGLLDFPQFTRPETIEGRQVPPVLLSGNHKAIERWRLKQALGRTWLRRPELLETRELDEDQQTLLAEFIREHEIE; translated from the coding sequence ATGCGCTTTGATCTCATCACGCTGTTTCCACCGATGTTCAGCGCGGTCACCGAATACGGCATCACCGGACGGGCCCTGAGCCGCGGTCTGGTGGAAGTCGGGTTTTACAACCCGCGCGACTATACGACCGACAATTATCAGACGGTCGATGACCGGCCTTACGGCGGTGGCCCGGGCATGGTGATGATGGTCGAGCCGCTGCGTGAGGCGATTCGTGACGCACGCGGCAGCGACGGCGGGCCAAGCCGGGTAATCTACCTGTCGCCGCAGGGGCGCAGGCTGGATCAGGCCGGGCTGGAACAGTTAGCACGTCACTCGCACCTGATACTGGTGTGCGGTCGCTACGAAGGGATCGACGAGCGGCTGATTGACGCCGAGGTCGACGAGGAGTGGTCCATCGGGGATTACGTCCTCAGTGGCGGCGAGCTGGCGGCGATGGTGATGATGGACGGGCTGACCCGTCTGTTGCCCGACGCGCTGGGGCACGAGGACTCGGCGCAACAGGATTCCTTTTCGGACGGGCTGCTGGATTTTCCGCAGTTTACCCGGCCGGAGACGATAGAAGGCAGGCAAGTCCCGCCGGTATTGCTCAGTGGCAATCACAAGGCCATCGAGCGCTGGCGGCTCAAACAGGCGCTGGGTCGAACCTGGCTGCGACGTCCCGAGTTACTCGAGACGCGCGAACTGGATGAGGACCAACAGACTTTGCTCGCGGAATTTATTCGCGAGCATGAGATTGAATAA